A stretch of the Clostridium fungisolvens genome encodes the following:
- a CDS encoding alanine--tRNA ligase codes for MKANELRKMYVEFFEKRGHKAIGSASLLPDNDPSVLFTTAGMHPLVPYLLGEKHPQGKRLVDVQKCVRTGDIDEVGDDTHLTFFEMLGNWSLGDYFKEESITMSYVFLTEYLNIPVERLAVTVFEGDSLVPRDTEAAEIWIRNGLKKEQIYFYGRDENWWGPAGKTGPCGPDTEIFYDMGEEKCGEDCGPACSCGKYVEIWNNVFMEYNKNEDGTYSELLQKNVDTGMGLERVLTILNGYNNVYETELFQPIIEKIESLTGIKYTEDNKETFRIISDHMRAATFILGDPKGVTPSNSEQGYILRRLIRRTIRLIKKLGIDSNIICSIAEVIIENYGHIYSELVKNKKFILEQLEKEYLLFSKTLDSGLKMAERYFSKLEEGNSLSGDLAFKLYDTFGFPIEFTVEIASERKINVDISAFQEKFREHQEKSRKGAAEKFKGGLADNSERTTKLHTATHLLNAALRKVLGDSVYQRGSNINSERLRFDFSFERKLTKEELEQVEKIVNEAISKGIDVVCTEQTLEEARADGAIGVFESKYGEIVKVYTIPGYSKEICGGPHASNTSELKSFKIFKEESSSSGVRRIKATIG; via the coding sequence ATGAAGGCAAATGAATTAAGAAAAATGTATGTAGAGTTTTTTGAGAAGAGAGGTCATAAAGCAATAGGTTCAGCATCTCTGCTTCCTGATAATGATCCAAGCGTACTATTTACTACAGCAGGGATGCATCCCCTTGTTCCTTATCTTTTAGGAGAAAAACACCCACAGGGAAAGAGGTTAGTTGATGTTCAAAAATGTGTTCGAACGGGTGATATTGATGAGGTAGGGGATGATACCCATTTAACCTTTTTTGAGATGCTTGGTAATTGGTCTCTAGGAGATTATTTTAAGGAAGAGTCTATTACAATGAGCTATGTATTTCTTACAGAGTATTTAAATATACCTGTAGAAAGACTTGCAGTCACTGTATTTGAAGGTGATTCTCTAGTACCGAGAGATACAGAGGCAGCAGAGATATGGATTAGAAATGGGCTTAAGAAAGAACAGATTTATTTTTATGGTAGAGATGAGAACTGGTGGGGACCTGCAGGAAAAACTGGGCCATGTGGTCCTGATACAGAAATCTTCTATGATATGGGTGAAGAAAAGTGTGGAGAAGATTGTGGACCTGCATGCAGCTGTGGAAAATATGTGGAGATTTGGAATAATGTTTTCATGGAATACAATAAGAATGAAGACGGAACTTATTCTGAGCTTCTACAGAAAAATGTAGATACTGGAATGGGGTTAGAGCGTGTACTAACGATTTTAAATGGCTATAACAATGTATATGAAACAGAACTATTTCAACCTATTATAGAAAAGATAGAAAGTCTTACAGGTATAAAATATACAGAAGATAACAAAGAGACCTTTCGTATAATCAGTGATCATATGAGAGCAGCAACCTTTATCTTGGGAGACCCAAAGGGAGTGACACCATCAAATTCTGAACAAGGATATATATTAAGAAGACTTATAAGGCGTACCATCAGGTTAATTAAAAAACTTGGAATTGATAGCAATATTATTTGCAGTATTGCTGAAGTAATTATTGAAAATTATGGCCATATATATTCTGAATTAGTTAAAAATAAAAAGTTTATTTTAGAGCAACTTGAAAAGGAATATCTATTATTCTCAAAAACTCTAGATAGCGGTTTAAAGATGGCTGAGAGATATTTTTCTAAATTAGAGGAGGGCAATAGCTTAAGTGGAGATTTAGCTTTCAAATTATATGATACCTTTGGATTTCCAATTGAATTTACTGTTGAAATTGCCTCTGAACGAAAGATAAATGTAGATATATCTGCTTTTCAAGAAAAGTTTAGGGAGCATCAAGAAAAGTCTAGAAAAGGTGCTGCTGAAAAGTTCAAAGGAGGACTTGCAGACAATAGCGAGAGAACAACTAAGCTTCATACAGCTACTCATTTATTAAATGCTGCACTTCGAAAAGTGCTAGGGGACAGTGTATATCAAAGGGGAAGTAATATCAATTCAGAGAGGCTGAGATTTGATTTTTCCTTTGAAAGAAAGCTGACGAAGGAAGAGTTAGAACAGGTAGAAAAAATAGTAAATGAGGCTATATCAAAAGGAATAGATGTTGTATGTACTGAACAAACCTTAGAAGAAGCAAGAGCAGACGGTGCTATTGGAGTTTTTGAAAGCAAGTATGGGGAGATTGTAAAGGTATATACCATTCCTGGATACTCCAAAGAAATATGTGGGGGGCCTCATGCTTCAAATACATCTGAGCTAAAGAGTTTCAAAATATTTAAGGAAGAAAGCTCATCATCTGGAGTAAGAAGAATTAAGGCTACTATAGGATAA
- a CDS encoding DMT family transporter encodes MSELLELNYFIESRFILMKLGYVTSILSAILFGLAGVLIKLIFSFNIESIDLIILQYTFVVILLFIPLSIFNIKTLKVGKTDFLRLMVLGVLGDCFMTVFYYKSFYYLPVGIATVLLYTSPIFIYLYSVFFEKNKFTIKSFILLIAIFIGCTMVIGILPFSYSTTGIVYGILAAACFGFMNVYSSKKLKDINSISLTFYSMLFSLIFLCIYRLPTKGLELNLPIKAYIYIMILSLLCAFLPLMLFYYSIKRIGSFNTSVIGNLEVPTAIVSGFLIFNEEIRVIQLIGTLIILLGVYNIEKHSAIE; translated from the coding sequence ATGAGTGAGCTATTAGAATTAAATTATTTTATAGAAAGTAGGTTTATACTAATGAAACTTGGCTACGTTACTTCTATACTTTCAGCCATTTTATTCGGACTTGCAGGGGTTCTTATTAAGCTTATATTCTCTTTTAATATAGAATCTATCGATCTTATAATATTACAATATACATTTGTTGTGATTTTACTATTTATCCCATTATCAATATTTAATATTAAAACATTAAAAGTAGGGAAGACAGATTTTTTAAGGCTAATGGTACTTGGTGTATTAGGTGACTGCTTTATGACGGTGTTTTATTATAAGTCGTTTTACTATCTTCCAGTAGGGATAGCTACGGTGCTTTTGTATACATCACCAATTTTTATTTATTTATATTCAGTGTTTTTTGAAAAGAATAAGTTTACGATTAAGAGCTTTATTTTACTTATTGCCATATTTATTGGCTGTACAATGGTTATTGGAATTTTACCTTTTTCATATTCAACCACAGGTATAGTTTACGGTATTTTAGCAGCTGCATGTTTTGGATTTATGAATGTGTATTCATCTAAAAAGCTTAAGGATATTAATTCAATAAGTCTAACATTTTATTCTATGCTATTTTCTTTGATCTTTCTTTGTATATATAGATTGCCTACTAAGGGCTTAGAATTAAATCTGCCGATAAAGGCTTATATTTATATAATGATATTATCTTTGTTATGTGCTTTTTTACCTCTAATGCTATTTTATTATTCTATAAAACGTATTGGATCTTTTAATACCTCTGTCATTGGTAACTTAGAAGTGCCTACGGCTATCGTATCTGGGTTTCTTATATTCAATGAGGAAATAAGAGTGATTCAATTAATAGGTACTTTGATAATTTTACTTGGTGTGTACAATATAGAAAAACACAGTGCCATTGAATAG
- a CDS encoding VanZ family protein, with protein sequence MNKREKFKTVFLYGVFICYVLFLVKLLILSRVSLSDPFNSQSTSSRSINLIPFHSIKEYISGSTENLKRFAFSNVVGNIVIFIPLGVYLPLLKKDKRVINNILFIFIMSLLVEIIQGILGIGASDIDDIILNCLGGYIGILGYKFLLLILRDEKKVHTVVTILSAIGLPALLFLLFMVKLRL encoded by the coding sequence ATGAATAAACGTGAAAAATTTAAAACAGTCTTTTTATATGGTGTTTTCATTTGTTATGTACTTTTTTTAGTTAAATTATTGATTCTATCAAGAGTTTCGCTTTCAGATCCGTTTAATAGCCAAAGCACTTCATCGAGGTCAATCAATCTCATTCCTTTTCATAGTATAAAGGAATATATATCTGGTAGCACTGAGAATTTAAAAAGATTTGCTTTTAGCAATGTAGTTGGAAATATCGTTATTTTTATTCCCCTCGGTGTATATTTGCCATTACTCAAGAAAGATAAAAGAGTAATAAACAATATATTATTTATTTTCATCATGAGCTTACTTGTTGAAATCATTCAAGGGATTTTAGGCATCGGAGCATCAGACATTGATGATATAATTCTAAATTGTTTGGGTGGATATATTGGTATTTTAGGTTATAAGTTTTTATTACTTATATTACGAGACGAGAAAAAAGTACATACAGTAGTCACAATACTCTCTGCCATAGGATTACCTGCCCTATTATTTTTATTATTCATGGTGAAATTGAGGCTCTAA
- a CDS encoding class I SAM-dependent methyltransferase, giving the protein MIVLKVENMDAHFNKCASDYDRNFYEDLGMGEFYDEIENQFNICGQPKNILVLGCGTGLEIERIKYSATVTAIDISLGMLEQLLKKDLHPKVTLNTICGSYFDVPFAENSFDLVLSTYSLHHFNIEQKTKLYKKIYDCLKIGAYFINGDTVCKDKDTEIKLLKNAEDLYRNQQAPFGTIHIDVPLALDTELTLLCDIGFNNISVEKRWTNASLIKVVK; this is encoded by the coding sequence ATGATAGTGCTTAAAGTGGAAAATATGGATGCACATTTTAATAAATGTGCTTCAGATTATGACAGAAACTTTTATGAAGATCTTGGTATGGGTGAGTTCTATGATGAAATTGAGAACCAGTTCAACATATGCGGACAACCTAAAAACATTTTAGTCCTCGGCTGTGGTACAGGATTAGAAATAGAAAGAATTAAATATTCCGCAACAGTTACTGCCATAGATATTTCTCTCGGCATGCTAGAACAGCTGCTGAAAAAGGACTTGCATCCAAAGGTGACCTTAAATACAATTTGTGGTTCATATTTTGATGTTCCTTTTGCTGAAAACAGCTTTGATCTTGTGCTTTCAACTTATTCCCTGCATCATTTTAACATAGAGCAAAAAACTAAACTCTATAAAAAAATATATGATTGTTTGAAAATAGGTGCGTATTTCATAAATGGTGATACTGTTTGTAAAGACAAAGATACAGAAATTAAGCTACTAAAAAATGCAGAAGATTTATATAGAAATCAACAAGCTCCTTTTGGAACTATTCATATTGATGTTCCTCTTGCCTTAGATACTGAGCTCACTCTCCTTTGTGATATAGGTTTTAATAATATTTCAGTGGAGAAGAGATGGACTAATGCTTCGCTAATCAAGGTGGTAAAGTAG
- a CDS encoding DUF6652 family protein, with protein MKNVKNTLIGLYFNLFMVVLSLILLLRGLIHGNTGNWLKWILVFALISSEILNIVFAGINTVNSFILFKNSDYNSMRKNMKALKFGVIPYFVINFIIYGLLFLLFFAASRGLILFTPIPFLFLIPVFFAYLTVIFTSSYGLGFSLILYKEKMISTGKLVLHIILQLCFVLDVLDTIILLAKNKTVKISG; from the coding sequence ATGAAAAATGTTAAGAACACACTTATAGGGCTATACTTCAACCTTTTTATGGTAGTTTTATCATTAATTCTTCTATTAAGAGGATTAATACATGGTAATACTGGCAACTGGCTGAAGTGGATATTAGTATTTGCACTTATTTCTTCAGAAATTTTAAACATAGTTTTTGCAGGAATAAACACTGTAAATTCTTTTATTCTTTTTAAAAACAGTGACTATAACTCAATGCGAAAGAATATGAAAGCACTTAAATTTGGAGTAATTCCTTACTTTGTTATTAATTTTATTATATATGGTTTATTGTTTTTACTATTTTTTGCTGCATCTAGAGGATTGATTTTATTCACACCTATACCATTTTTATTTTTGATTCCTGTTTTTTTTGCATACCTTACGGTGATATTTACATCAAGTTATGGATTAGGTTTTTCACTAATTTTATATAAAGAAAAAATGATTAGCACAGGAAAACTGGTACTGCACATTATACTACAACTATGTTTTGTCCTAGATGTATTAGACACGATAATTTTACTAGCCAAAAATAAAACTGTGAAAATTAGTGGATAG
- a CDS encoding alkaline phosphatase family protein — MFVDYNNSIVNLACSILKYFGAESEHNTLKEVDELLKDQYKNVVVLLLDGLGVDALQYHLSENDFFRKNMIKEYSSVFPPTTTSATTSIESGLTPFEHGWLGWSLYFSEINKIVNAFINTDKDTEIQAADYHVASKFIPYKSIYEKIRVAGMANAYSVSKFGSNKIKTFDELTDEVERLCATSEKKYIYGYWENPDSLMHEFGCYNSLVTENIKELEEKVSDMCKRLSDTLVIVTADHGHCNLKHYVLTDYPKLITMLKRPISIETRSIAFYIKEEYLNDFPIEFKNNFGDEFLLYSKEEVIQKNIFGFGKMHPKFEEFIGDYLAIAVSDKGIVYSQESKQFISNHAGMTEQEIKIPLIAICKK; from the coding sequence ATGTTTGTTGATTATAATAATAGTATCGTAAATCTTGCTTGCTCTATCTTAAAATATTTTGGTGCTGAAAGTGAACATAATACACTAAAAGAAGTGGATGAGCTTTTGAAAGATCAATACAAAAATGTAGTTGTCTTGCTATTAGATGGATTAGGAGTTGATGCATTACAATATCATTTATCGGAAAATGATTTTTTCCGAAAGAATATGATTAAGGAATATTCATCTGTGTTTCCTCCAACTACTACATCAGCAACTACCTCTATTGAAAGTGGTTTAACCCCTTTTGAACATGGGTGGTTAGGATGGAGTTTGTATTTTAGTGAAATAAATAAAATTGTAAACGCATTTATCAATACGGATAAGGATACAGAAATTCAGGCGGCGGATTATCATGTTGCCAGTAAATTTATACCTTATAAAAGTATTTATGAAAAAATAAGAGTTGCTGGGATGGCCAACGCATATAGTGTATCTAAATTCGGAAGCAATAAAATAAAAACCTTTGATGAATTGACTGATGAAGTAGAAAGGTTATGTGCTACCTCCGAGAAAAAATACATATATGGATATTGGGAAAATCCTGATAGCTTAATGCATGAGTTTGGTTGCTATAACAGTCTGGTTACTGAGAATATAAAAGAACTGGAAGAGAAAGTATCAGATATGTGCAAAAGATTATCCGATACATTAGTTATAGTTACTGCAGATCACGGCCATTGTAATTTGAAGCACTATGTTTTGACTGATTATCCTAAGTTAATTACTATGTTAAAACGTCCAATTTCTATAGAAACAAGATCAATAGCTTTCTATATAAAAGAGGAATACTTGAATGATTTTCCTATTGAGTTCAAAAATAATTTTGGTGACGAATTTTTGTTGTACTCAAAAGAAGAGGTTATCCAAAAGAATATATTTGGTTTCGGGAAAATGCATCCTAAGTTTGAAGAATTCATAGGAGATTATTTAGCAATAGCAGTTAGTGACAAAGGTATTGTATATTCTCAGGAATCAAAGCAATTTATCTCAAATCATGCTGGGATGACTGAACAGGAAATAAAGATACCACTTATAGCAATATGTAAAAAATGA
- a CDS encoding class I SAM-dependent methyltransferase: MTNQDILNVEDVFNMLDSKLADQATQWNSFYSQRWAKAPFIVHPDLPDENLKRYFSSGVIAPKTVLELGCGEGRNAVYMAKLGSEITAVDLSESAIANARIFAENNNCSINFICKSIFELDSKEYDFIYDSGCFHHLPPHRRISYVELLRNSLKQGSYFGLTCFAWGEECADEVTDWEYYEKHRVGVAFTKEKLEQIFCKDFEVVEIKKYEEGIEGTLQGLGFMWTALFKKK, translated from the coding sequence GTGACTAATCAAGATATTTTGAATGTTGAGGATGTATTTAATATGTTAGATTCCAAGCTTGCTGACCAAGCAACACAATGGAACAGTTTTTACTCACAGAGATGGGCTAAGGCTCCATTTATAGTACATCCTGATTTACCTGATGAAAATCTAAAACGATATTTTTCAAGTGGAGTAATTGCTCCAAAAACCGTACTTGAACTTGGTTGTGGAGAAGGAAGGAATGCTGTATATATGGCTAAGTTAGGTAGTGAAATAACAGCAGTAGATTTATCTGAATCAGCAATTGCTAACGCTAGGATATTTGCTGAAAACAATAATTGTAGTATTAATTTTATCTGTAAATCTATTTTTGAATTAGATAGCAAAGAATATGACTTTATATATGATAGTGGTTGCTTTCATCACTTGCCGCCACACAGACGAATTTCATATGTAGAACTATTAAGAAACTCATTAAAGCAAGGTTCTTACTTTGGACTAACATGTTTTGCTTGGGGAGAAGAGTGTGCAGATGAAGTTACAGACTGGGAGTATTATGAAAAACACCGTGTAGGAGTTGCCTTTACCAAGGAAAAACTTGAGCAAATATTTTGTAAAGACTTTGAAGTTGTAGAGATAAAAAAATATGAAGAGGGAATAGAAGGTACTTTACAAGGTTTAGGTTTTATGTGGACAGCCTTATTTAAAAAGAAATAA
- the truA gene encoding tRNA pseudouridine(38-40) synthase TruA, whose translation MQNYKMMIAYDGRKYIGYNKSKDNAEKSIEGKLELILSKLYGREIEVIGAVNTDAGVHAKGQIVNFIAPDNSLSEKEIFEYFEKYLTDDIIILSVETVDERFHSRYLMKSATYEYRLWKKDAPNRPLFERHYVNLMNQTIDVAKSKEAAKKLIGEHDFLAFTTNKKTKKSIKKILSLDVKETKHEIIITMTANGFLLNMERVIVGTLIQVGLGQLPMNTIEKAFQSKDMNDVGHKASADALCLLSVQY comes from the coding sequence ATGCAAAATTATAAGATGATGATAGCCTATGACGGTAGAAAATATATAGGGTATAATAAATCCAAGGATAACGCGGAAAAGAGTATCGAAGGTAAGTTAGAATTGATATTATCAAAGCTCTATGGAAGAGAGATAGAGGTTATTGGTGCGGTTAATACTGATGCTGGGGTACATGCTAAAGGTCAAATTGTTAATTTTATAGCACCAGATAATAGTTTAAGCGAAAAAGAAATTTTCGAGTATTTCGAAAAATATTTAACTGATGATATTATTATATTGTCGGTAGAAACTGTTGATGAAAGATTTCATAGTAGATATTTAATGAAAAGTGCAACTTACGAATATCGCTTATGGAAAAAAGATGCGCCTAATCGTCCTTTGTTTGAAAGACATTACGTTAACTTAATGAATCAAACAATAGATGTAGCTAAAAGTAAAGAGGCTGCAAAGAAACTTATAGGTGAACATGATTTCTTAGCTTTTACTACTAATAAGAAAACAAAGAAATCAATTAAAAAGATACTTTCTCTTGATGTAAAAGAAACTAAACATGAAATTATTATTACCATGACAGCAAATGGATTTTTATTAAATATGGAAAGAGTAATAGTAGGTACACTAATTCAAGTAGGGCTTGGTCAATTACCTATGAATACAATAGAGAAAGCTTTTCAGTCTAAGGATATGAATGATGTAGGTCATAAAGCTAGTGCAGATGCGCTTTGTTTATTAAGTGTTCAATATTAG
- a CDS encoding ABC-F family ATP-binding cassette domain-containing protein produces MLKIDNLSYSFPEKDLYKNISFTLEYGQHCAFIGTNGSGKSTLIDIIMDPEKYMFNGTLEMSPNSRIGYVSQFSQLDKIKDTTVFEYIGEDFIKLQNEITAICTEMETSSDIDTLLEKYQQALDAFNAIDGDFFEDTINKNLNLANLMSYKDSMISELSGGEFKLIQVIKAMLNSPDLIIMDEPDVFLDFGNLNSLKDLINSHKGTMLIITHNRYLLNHCFNKIIHLENMELQEFDGSYIDYNFSLLQTKIELQELAAADTEEIERNEKLINKLRIIATENAEAFRGRTLNARVKIQERLEKRRIKAPFVDIKEVDIGLVTGKKIKEDIALKVNNYSVSFDDVLLENVNFEVKGTEKVAIIGSNGTGKTTLLQEIFENNHDSIELNEEAKVAYLSQIQNKTLNTSNTILQEFYDAGFKTYEDIKSHILDYAFEEEMINRKIGTLSGGEKNMLQLAKLSVSDANLLLLDEPTSHLDTYSQIALEKAIKNYNGSIIMISHDFYTIVNCMDSLLIIEDKTIRKMNMRKFKKMIYANHFGKDYLEIEQNKKSLETRIELALKATDFELAKVLSEELEELIKLL; encoded by the coding sequence ATGCTAAAAATTGATAACTTATCCTACTCGTTTCCTGAGAAGGATCTATATAAAAATATTTCATTTACATTAGAATATGGTCAACATTGTGCTTTTATAGGAACAAATGGCAGTGGAAAAAGTACTCTGATAGATATAATTATGGATCCAGAAAAATATATGTTCAATGGTACGTTAGAGATGTCCCCAAATTCTAGAATTGGGTATGTAAGTCAATTCTCTCAACTGGACAAGATAAAAGACACTACAGTTTTTGAATATATAGGAGAAGATTTTATTAAACTACAAAATGAAATAACAGCTATTTGTACTGAAATGGAAACATCTTCGGATATTGATACTCTACTAGAAAAATATCAACAAGCTCTAGATGCATTTAATGCAATTGATGGGGATTTTTTCGAAGACACTATTAATAAAAATTTAAATCTTGCAAATTTAATGAGTTATAAAGATTCAATGATATCTGAACTTAGTGGTGGAGAATTCAAGCTTATCCAAGTAATAAAAGCAATGCTAAATAGTCCAGACTTAATTATTATGGATGAACCTGATGTGTTTTTAGACTTTGGAAACCTTAATTCTCTTAAAGATTTAATTAATTCACACAAAGGAACAATGTTAATTATTACTCACAATAGATACTTACTGAATCATTGTTTCAACAAAATTATTCACCTTGAAAACATGGAGCTACAAGAATTTGATGGAAGCTATATTGATTATAACTTCTCATTACTTCAAACTAAAATTGAATTACAAGAACTAGCTGCTGCTGATACTGAAGAAATTGAGAGAAACGAGAAATTAATAAATAAACTAAGAATTATTGCTACTGAGAATGCTGAAGCTTTTAGAGGGAGAACTCTAAATGCTAGAGTTAAAATTCAAGAAAGATTAGAAAAACGTAGAATTAAAGCACCTTTTGTAGATATTAAAGAAGTGGATATCGGTTTAGTTACAGGTAAAAAAATCAAAGAAGACATTGCTTTAAAAGTTAATAATTATAGTGTTTCCTTTGATGATGTACTTCTAGAAAATGTTAACTTTGAGGTTAAAGGTACTGAAAAGGTAGCAATTATCGGTTCAAATGGTACAGGAAAAACCACTTTACTTCAAGAAATATTTGAAAATAATCATGATTCTATTGAGCTAAATGAAGAAGCTAAAGTAGCTTATTTATCTCAGATCCAAAATAAGACACTAAATACTTCTAATACTATCCTTCAAGAGTTCTATGATGCTGGTTTTAAAACTTATGAAGATATTAAATCACATATTTTAGACTATGCTTTTGAAGAAGAAATGATTAATAGAAAGATAGGAACTTTATCTGGTGGCGAAAAAAATATGCTTCAATTGGCTAAACTTTCTGTTAGTGACGCAAACCTGTTGCTCCTTGATGAACCAACAAGTCATTTAGACACCTATTCACAAATAGCCTTAGAAAAAGCCATAAAAAACTATAATGGTTCGATTATAATGATTTCTCATGATTTCTATACTATAGTAAACTGTATGGATTCTCTTTTAATCATTGAAGATAAGACTATTAGGAAAATGAATATGCGCAAATTTAAAAAAATGATTTATGCTAATCATTTTGGCAAAGACTATTTAGAAATTGAACAAAATAAAAAATCACTTGAAACAAGAATAGAATTAGCTTTAAAAGCTACTGATTTTGAGCTTGCAAAAGTTTTATCTGAAGAGTTAGAAGAGCTAATTAAGTTACTCTAA
- a CDS encoding oxidoreductase — MSNGSILLRNLTVKGFTFENRYACAPFDIAMATEDGLITEELLSIYEQRKGPSLIVVEQAAVARAGQYREKLIYVDRDECIEGLSKLADIIHKNNQVGVVQINHAGSAANVELTGMEAVAPSAVINPAFKRALPKALTIEEIQEIKEDFVKAALRVKKAGFDGVEIHNCHGFLLTQFLSPITNLRTDEYGGSLENRSRLLLEITTEVRKALGDDLLLLVRLGLDDLLPGGLTLEEGCQVAEKLVEAGIDILDTSSGMLPPLVLKGPAMLRDMIKTVKSKVTVPVIGAGDLEDVEIAADMVEKGEVDFIALGRPILKQPNFVEVLLGKIKSEA; from the coding sequence ATGAGCAACGGATCAATTTTACTTAGAAATCTTACGGTTAAAGGATTTACTTTTGAAAACAGATATGCTTGTGCCCCTTTTGACATAGCAATGGCAACGGAGGATGGATTGATTACAGAGGAGTTATTATCAATATACGAACAACGCAAGGGTCCATCTCTTATAGTTGTTGAACAGGCAGCTGTAGCACGTGCTGGCCAGTATAGAGAGAAGCTTATATATGTTGATAGAGATGAATGTATCGAAGGATTATCAAAACTTGCAGATATTATACATAAGAATAACCAAGTTGGAGTTGTTCAGATAAATCATGCAGGAAGTGCTGCTAACGTTGAACTAACAGGAATGGAAGCTGTGGCTCCATCTGCTGTAATAAACCCTGCATTCAAACGTGCATTGCCAAAGGCTTTGACTATTGAGGAAATCCAGGAAATAAAAGAAGACTTTGTAAAGGCTGCGCTACGTGTTAAAAAGGCAGGCTTTGATGGCGTAGAAATACATAATTGCCATGGGTTCCTATTAACTCAATTTTTATCTCCCATAACTAATTTAAGAACTGATGAATACGGCGGAAGTCTGGAAAATAGAAGTCGTCTTCTTTTAGAAATAACAACAGAGGTGAGAAAGGCCTTAGGAGATGACTTACTATTGCTAGTTCGTCTTGGATTAGATGACCTTCTTCCAGGTGGGCTAACGCTTGAAGAAGGATGTCAGGTAGCAGAAAAGCTTGTTGAAGCGGGAATAGATATTCTTGATACCTCATCAGGTATGCTTCCACCGCTTGTATTAAAAGGTCCAGCAATGCTAAGAGATATGATTAAAACTGTAAAGTCAAAAGTTACGGTTCCTGTTATAGGTGCTGGAGATTTGGAAGATGTTGAAATAGCAGCGGATATGGTTGAAAAGGGTGAGGTTGATTTTATAGCTCTTGGAAGACCTATATTAAAACAGCCAAACTTTGTAGAAGTCTTATTGGGAAAAATAAAGAGTGAAGCCTAA
- a CDS encoding MerR family transcriptional regulator has protein sequence MKINEVSKRTGLSISTIRFYEKQDLIPEKYFSRDSNNYRNYSEDIIDYLIMIKTVHSVGFSLGEIREIQKSNSNLVSTDTKIELLQKKIEEVKIQRENLDKTEAILKKMLENKLNSKIHIE, from the coding sequence ATGAAAATAAATGAAGTATCAAAAAGAACAGGGTTATCTATATCTACTATTAGATTTTACGAAAAACAAGATTTGATTCCTGAAAAGTATTTTAGTAGAGACTCAAACAATTATCGTAATTATTCTGAAGATATTATAGATTATCTTATAATGATAAAAACAGTTCATTCAGTAGGTTTCTCTTTAGGAGAGATTAGAGAGATTCAAAAAAGCAATTCGAATCTAGTTTCAACAGATACAAAGATTGAACTTTTACAAAAAAAGATAGAAGAAGTGAAAATCCAAAGAGAAAATCTAGATAAAACTGAGGCTATATTAAAGAAAATGCTTGAAAATAAATTGAATTCTAAGATTCATATTGAATAA